TGCATCGTTTTCATATTCAGCCATCATTTGTATGATTTCGTTGTGTATGGCAATTCTCAGTTCTCTGACACGTTGAATACTGACTTTTTCCTGATGTTCTTCATGGCAGTAAATGGCCAGTAACAGATAGGTGATCAATCCACCCATAATCTGCGCCATCAAGCCATTGGGACTGCGAGCTATCAGGTGGTACACCTTGAGGTGCTGCTTCCACCAGCCAAAGAAGATCTCAATGTCCCATCTGAGCTTGTAGATGAGGGCTATTTCTTCAGCTTTCAGGTCAAACCGGTCTGTGGCAACATAGAAATCCTTGTTCTCCACCTTGTAGCCGATGACACGAACTGGCTTTTCTGTCTGGTTTTGTCCTTTGGTTCCCAGAAGGCATTCTACGTCCAGAAAGACATGGCTGCCTTCAAGAAGTTCCCGCTCTTTCAGAACCGTCTTTCTGGTGGCCTTTCTGATACGGCAGACAAAGTGTTTCTCAGCCTCCTGCCACTCATCGAAGTTCTTGTGGCACTGGTAGTAGCGATCCATAACGCCGGTCTGCCCAGACTTCAGGATCTTGGCAACAAAGGGGCGTTCATCAGCCTTGCCTGCAGACAGAAAGAGCTTTTCAGGAATGCCTCTATTCAGGTCAAAACCAACATGTACCTTGGCCTTGTGTGCGCCGTCCCGGTAATCAGCCCACTGCATGGAGGCCATGGCATCGATCAGTGAGCCGTCAATGCCGATCAGGTCACCCCATTCTGGATGGGCAGCAGGAAGCAACTTCTTTGCCTGGCCTTGCAGATAGTGATACATCTCGATCAACTGCTGCACCCCACGGGTATTCATGGCCTCAAAAAAGGCGCCCCGACTTACCCCTTCGGGTGGTGCAATATGGTCCTTGGCAAAAGCATCTTGATCGAGCACCTGCAGTAACTCACGTCCTGACTGGTGGTCGTGAAGATGGAACCAGGTAAGTGAAGACAATTGGTGTTCAAAGGTAAAGGTCAATGGGCGGTTACTCCTTGATTTCAGAGGTGTCAAAGAGGGTAACCCATCAACCAGCGGTTTGAATAGTCTTGAGTACACAAGCGGCTTTCCATGACGGCAGAATGGTCTGAAATGACGTGGCATACACAACCTCGCAATATCAATATCTTACGAGGTGGCGGCGCGCCGATTTTGCACTCAAAGTCAAGCAAAATGTACTTCATCATACTATTTTTATTGATGTTTTAAAGAACCATTCTACTGCCGTGCTTATGAATGCATATTTCTAACCGGACACTGCTGAAGAAAACTGTAAAATTTCTTTACACCTTGAAAAAACGAAAAACCCGCCTTTTGGGCGGGTTTGGGTGTCAGCATATACGCTGTATGGAAGGCCGGTTGGGCATGGGCTTTCCTCTGTGATGTAGTGGTTGGCTATCTAGTAGCGCAACTGGCGGATGCTTGTCCAGTTAAAACAGCTTGCCAGCTGCATTTCTAAAACTGCCCTCCAAAGCCCTGATCAGACAGGCAAGCAGACGTTCCTGATTGTCCAGAGTGTTGGTTCGTATGAGATGAACTCTGAATATGAATAGATACAGAATAGATACTGAATAGATATCTTGTTGTGACTGTGTAGTCTTATCAATAAGTTAAATGTTTTGTCGCGACTATTTGCGAATAGATTGTTTGATTGATTTGAAGGGCACTGAACAGGAGGTTGAAGCTTAGGCGGGCTGCCTGGCGCGCCTGATCGAGCGTACCAGTATGGGTGCCATAAACATTATGCCAAGCACGATCAGCATGGTGGTGTCAGGGTCGCGTATGTACCTGTTCAGGCGCAGCGTTGTGATCGCAATAACGGCAAAGTAGAGCATGTCTCCGGCAATGGCAAAGGCCCAGCCGGCAATAAACCCGTGTCCTGCTGCCAGTGCCGAGGCGCGGCCGGTCATGGGATCAACACCAAAGGCGATCATGACCAGTGCAAAGGGACCGGCACCGGTACCGCTGAACTGCGCTGTGCTGCGCGCCATGGCAACCTTGAAGGCTGCGTTGAAGCGG
Above is a window of Trichlorobacter lovleyi SZ DNA encoding:
- a CDS encoding IS4 family transposase translates to MTFTFEHQLSSLTWFHLHDHQSGRELLQVLDQDAFAKDHIAPPEGVSRGAFFEAMNTRGVQQLIEMYHYLQGQAKKLLPAAHPEWGDLIGIDGSLIDAMASMQWADYRDGAHKAKVHVGFDLNRGIPEKLFLSAGKADERPFVAKILKSGQTGVMDRYYQCHKNFDEWQEAEKHFVCRIRKATRKTVLKERELLEGSHVFLDVECLLGTKGQNQTEKPVRVIGYKVENKDFYVATDRFDLKAEEIALIYKLRWDIEIFFGWWKQHLKVYHLIARSPNGLMAQIMGGLITYLLLAIYCHEEHQEKVSIQRVRELRIAIHNEIIQMMAEYENDAKTETSTEYPAHASP